The following coding sequences are from one Pocillopora verrucosa isolate sample1 chromosome 5, ASM3666991v2, whole genome shotgun sequence window:
- the LOC131777469 gene encoding ZP domain-containing protein-like: MEMVPDTTIILRKCFAQIFLALLTVVTVHASNGYQGLRVRCKPDYMELTLTRKHYARIDPATLRLTDPSCGPYFYNSSIMVIRAPLGGCGTKAGPERNLLGFRNEVYADLAGRSPIAREPAYQFRLHCLYYTTAKIMLHSFKPDTKVIVEPPTEFGNFTFETNMFQTDKYISQYTQFPVKVHVSESVYLQVRVKSNASGLSMLLENCWQHQHQHQHQHRNANDSGVYWLIEEGCPKTEYLNYKVSDSVYQRFSFSAFKIEGSEVVYLHCEVLICAENSGNKTRCAEGCTKDLRNSRRRRDASNQDQRKGVTSLGPLKILTDRLEVQPPGEGKTRSQSTQVTLEIRAGLLAFLLAFLPWM; this comes from the exons ATGGAAATGGTTCCCGACACCACAATTATCCTCAGGAAATGCTTTGCCCAGATTTTCTTGGCTCTTTTGACCGTTGTGACAGTTCATGCAA GCAACGGTTATCAAGGCTTGCGCGTGCGTTGTAAACCAGATTACATGGAATTGACTCTCACGCGAAAGCACTATGCAAGGATCGATCCAGCCACTCTCCGCCTCACAGACCCCAGTTGTGGTCCTTATTTTTATAACAGTTCCATTATGGTCATAAGAGCACCGCTGGGTGGATGTGGCACCAAGGCCGGTCCGGAGAGAAACTTACTGGGATTTCGTAATGAAGTATACGCGGATCTCGCTGGTAGATCTCCCATCGCACGAGAACCTGCATATCAGTTTCGCCTGCATTGTTTATACTACACAACTGCGAAAATAATGCTGCATTCCTTCAAACCTGACACAAAAGTCATCGTTGAACCACCAACAG AATTTGGGAACTTCACATTTGAAACCAACATGTTCCAAACGGACAAGTACATTAGCCAATATACTCAATTTCCGGTGAAAGTTCATGTCAGTGAAAGTGTTTATCTGCAAGTGAGGGTGAAATCCAATGCGTCAGGCTTGTCGATGCTTCTCGAAAACTGCTGGCAACACCAACACCAACATCAACACCAACACCGGAATGCTAACGACTCGGGGGTCTACTGGTTGATAGAGGAGGG atGCCCTAAGACGGAATACTTAAACTACAAAGTATCGGATTCAGTTTATCAGCGGTTCAGTTTTTCAGCGTTTAAAATAGAGGGGTCAGAAGTAGTGTATCTTCACTGTGAGGTACTCATCTGCGCTGAAAACTCCGGGAACAAAACGCGTTGCGCCGAAGGTTGCACAAAAGACCTTCGCAACAGCAGAAGGCGGCGGGATGCATCGAATCAAGACCAGCGCAAGGGAGTTACTTCTTTGGGTCCGTTAAAGATCCTTACAGACAGACTTGAAGTTCAACCACCGGGTGAAG GTAAGACACGTTCCCAGTCCACGCAAGTTACACTTGAGATCCGAGCAGGACTACTGGCGTTCTTGTTGGCCTTCCTTCCGTGGATGTAA
- the LOC136280988 gene encoding uncharacterized protein — translation MYGDRKPFYGDQLRIIGSPEKLERDGNPGSDLTNTRRDLELLDVWGRKRKILSYPATTTFDSKVNIAFHPLFEISHPTFLYYTGHGLDKKKASELHYSASPRLDELMKRFVRYRERPDDDPLFHVLDTLKEKCDGRKVKGGELFLHQFGFCDLYGLLKFWCAGVCDYVNCYPSFHSRKTWFPEDEEPWFLEDEDPRVPEEEETGVPEDGEPRVPEDEEPRAPEDEEPRVPKDEEPRVLEDEEPRAPEDEEPRVLEDEEPRAPKDEEPRVLEDEEPRAPKDEEPRVLEDEEPRAPKDEEPRVLEDEEPRVLEDEEPRVLEDEEPRAPKDEEQWFLEDEEPWVPNLFNSQLVVILDSCYSGEVAQQLHDFVRDIREKVPSPPDGIKITIQAACGKDERTFGGYFTPVFTYLNDPENEEVLEKWKDEWKKMTEEARSNYKSLDLPSPMVVTTLPARDDTTMKFTFRGDYGLYTNVTLFPDAGFFKFCFVKVRRHQDKTLFEGQDRVLDGTEAKKLMDNGEFKVFDYKLKTFSGSSGQAARFRGNPVGLFLLEVPSGKLKLIICAHIHFAHNNTGYHTRINLVQHHNVPCVTGLYGEDRGKMTPTKIKKGEHKIDVTDHYNAGKLVQNCREFVEKEEPGRWSDVSKWDMAGKDDVSVLGKFKMIQERSAWEDESLKYIEQFNLPKVSDE, via the coding sequence ATGTATGGAGATCGAAAACCGTTCTATGGCGATCAGCTACGTATAATAGGGTCACCCGAGAAGCTGGAGAGGGACGGAAATCCAGGCTCAGATCTTACAAATACAAGGAGGGACCTTGAACTGCTAGATGTCTGGGGCCGAAAGAGAAAGATTCTATCTTATCCAGCTACAACAACATTTGACTCAAAAGTCAATATTGCGTTTCACCCACTCTTTGAGATAAGCCACCCCACGTTTTTGTACTACACAGGCCACGGACTTGACAAGAAAAAGGCAAGTGAACTTCATTATTCGGCATCTCCTCGCCTCGACGAGTTAATGAAGAGATTTGTTCGTTATCGTGAGCGTCCTGATGATGATCCTTTGTTCCATGTATTAGACACTTTAAAAGAGAAATGCGATGGTAGGAAAGTAAAAGGGGGAGAGCTCTTTCTACACCAATTTGGTTTCTGTGACCTGTATGGCCTGTTGAAGTTTTGGTGTGCGGGTGTCTGTGACTACGTAAACTGTTATCCATCATTTCATTCTAGGAAAACATGGTTTCCCGAAGATGAGGAACCATGGTTTCTCGAAGATGAGGATCCACGGGTTCCCGAAGAGGAGGAAACAGGGGTTCCCGAAGATGGGGAACCAAGGGTTCCCGAAGATGAGGAACCAAGGGCTCCCGAAGATGAGGAACCAAGGGTTCCCAAAGATGAGGAACCAAGGGTTCTTGAAGATGAGGAACCAAGGGCTCCCGAAGATGAGGAACCAAGGGTTCTTGAAGATGAGGAACCAAGGGCTCCCAAAGATGAGGAACCGAGGGTTCTTGAAGATGAGGAACCAAGGGCTCCCAAAGATGAGGAACCAAGGGTTCTTGAAGATGAGGAACCAAGGGCTCCCAAAGATGAGGAACCAAGGGTTCTTGAAGATGAGGAACCAAGGGTTCTTGAAGATGAGGAACCAAGGGTTCTTGAAGATGAGGAACCAAGGGCTCCCAAAGATGAGGAACAATGGTTTCTCGAAGATGAGGAACCATGGGttccaaatctttttaattcgCAGCTGGTCGTCATCCTAGATAGCTGCTATAGTGGAGAGGTTGCTCAGCAGTTACATGACTTTGTCAGAGATATTAGAGAGAAAGTCCCAAGTCCACCTGATGGAATAAAAATCACCATACAAGCTGCATGTGGTAAGGATGAACGCACATTTGGTGGGTACTTCACACCTGTCTTCACTTACCTCAATGACCCAGAGAATGAGGAGGTTTTGGAAAAATGGAAGGATGAGTGGaaaaagatgacagaagaagCCAGGAGTAACTACAAATCACTAGACCTGCCATCTCCAATGGTAGTTACTACATTGCCTGCACGTGACGATACTACTATGAAATTTACCTTCCGGGGAGACTATGGTTTGTATACTAATGTCACACTTTTTCCAGATGCTGgattcttcaaattttgctttGTGAAGGTGCGCCGACACCAGGATAAGACATTATTTGAAGGACAGGATAGAGTTCTAGATGGAACAGAAGCCAAGAAATTAATGGACAATGGAGAGTTTAAAGTTTTTGACTACAAGTTGAAAACCTTTAGCGGTTCTTCTGGACAAGCTGCTAGATTTAGAGGAAATCCTGTGGGGTTATTTTTGCTGGAAGTACCTtctggtaaattaaaattaatcatcTGCGCACACATCCACTTTGCCCACAATAACACCGGGTATCACACCAGGATAAATCTTGTTCAGCACCACAACGTGCCCTGTGTAACAGGCTTATATGGGGAAGATCGTGGCAAAATGACTCCAACAAAAATCAAGAAGGGTGAGCACAAGATTGACGTTACCGATCACTATAATGCTGGCAAATTGGTGCAGAATTGTCGTGAATTTGTAGAGAAGGAGGAGCCTGGCAGGTGGTCTGATGTCAGTAAATGGGACATGGCAGGGAAAGATGATGTCAGTGTACtaggaaaattcaaaatgataCAAGAGCGTTCAGCATGGGAAGACGAGTCTTTGAAGTACATTGAACAGTTTAATCTCCCAAAAGTTTCAGACGAGTAA
- the LOC131777468 gene encoding KICSTOR subunit 2: MESEKRGVSPSPSIPPISREQALLETFFHALSQFAFDKAKDQVEKEKETKRLPLVSSTPWSSLLVTLSHLASAEKTYFSFPFIARRLFRKDSVRDSFKTLIVELKKIEETTHSSTGSPLEGSLLAELCRHLCQFSQARQELIDFYEAMAMMGSATNVKYTDLSNMIDEICQRHNKGFHHPILDSLKSSFSFEVDILSNLLKAQCDMADWRFLPSLLHLHESYVKLSSWCQFLPPGELSTSLTRKKSLFGSTPKKHIEAPFLYQWLGKLQDALVSKFTLYFYFILGRQTTPMDMKSLISRASIDYVGRIMAFIRRSDAISVNMLLDTHQLELYQGHGYHFPYDIKEKPSGLGAFPAIFSFPGERPVGHWPNIVSILLDKVHELNAMEKIVYFFDNRVQSTYFLTRVDPRLTLVVIFNSKRSEKDSYVSTFLTETAALLRNTKVFAMLKQGGKN, translated from the exons ATGGAATCAG AAAAGAGAGGCGTCAGTCCATCCCCAAGCATACCGCCCATCTCTAGAGAACAAGCTCTACTGGAGACATTTTTTCATGCACTCAGTCAGTTTGCTTTTGATAAGGCAAAGGATCAAGTG gagaaagagaaggaaacaaaaagattaCCTCTGGTATCCAGTACACCATGGTCTTCACTGCTAGTTACCCTGTCACATCTGGCTTCTGCAGAAAAGACATACTTCTCTTTCCCTTTTATTGCCAGAAGGTTGTTCAGGAAAGat TCTGTAAGGGACAGCTTCAAAACCCTGATAGTAGAGttgaagaaaattgaagaaacaaCACACAGTTCCACAGGGTCTCCACTAGAAGGAAGTTTGTTGGCTGAGCTGTGCAGACATTTGTGTCAATTTTCCCAGGCTAGACAGGAGTTAATTGACTT TTATGAGGCCATGGCAATGATGGGATCAGCTACAAATGTAAAATATACAGACTTGTCAAATATGATTGATGAGATTTGTCAAAG ACACAATAAGGGCTTTCATCATCCCATTTTAGATTCTCTTAAATCAAGCTTCAG TTTTGAAGTGGATATTTTGTCCAATTTGTTGAAAGCGCAGTGTGACATGGCCGACTGGAGATTCCTTCCGTCCCTTCTTCACCTTCATGAAAGTTACGTCAAACTGTCCTCTTGGTGTCAGTTTCTACCACCAGGGGAG CTATCAACCTCACTCACACGAAAGAAGTCACTATTTGGCAGCACCCCAAAGAAACACATTGAGGCACCTTTTCTTTATCAGTGGCTTGGAAAACTGCAGGATGCCTTAGTTTCAAAG ttCACTCTTTATTTCTACTTTATACTTGGGAGACAGACCACACCAATGGACATGAAGTCATTAATTTCACGGGCTAGTATTGATTATGTAGGAAG GATCATGGCATTCATCCGTCGTTCAGATGCAATAAGTGTCAACATGTTGCTGGATACTCATCAGTTGGAGCTGTACCAGGGACATGGATACCACTTTCCCTACGATATTAAGGAGAAGCCCTCTGGCTTGGGAGCTTTCCCTGCCATCTTTTCATTCCCTGGG GAGCGGCCTGTAGGGCACTGGCCAAACATTGTGTCTATACTCCTCGATAAAGTTCATGAACTCAATGCCATGGAGAAGATCGTGTACTTCTTTGACAAT CGTGTCCAGAGCACATACTTCTTGACTCGAGTGGACCCACGCCTGACTCTTGTAGTTATATTCAACAGTAAAAGATCAGAGAAGGACTCTTATGTTAGCACGTTTCTGACTG AAACAGCTGCCCTTCTCAGAAACACAAAAGTCTTTGCTATGCTTAAACAAGGGGGAAAGAATTGA
- the LOC131777467 gene encoding V-type proton ATPase subunit H-like codes for MAGYESFTDIATDKGVEDPNLSSAIVMPFGLLSVESEEVRKQKVNWQTYVQSQMINPEDYEMIADYDCMGVEERGKILEEKGDQFAKSCLSLLARLSRDKTIRYILVLIDDMLTEERSRASIFHEFGERANVNVWASFLKFLNREDQFIVHQTGIIIAKLASWGKVLLPDSDLNYFLSWMKNGLASAGNGYHHSVAQCLQLMLRHHVYRQAFFKADGIQSVVSALVAPNIGFQLQYQLIFVLWLLSFDPRIVERMIGNSAVIRVLADILRESGKEKVTRIIIAALRNLLEKPEEKKNEAALSMIQCKLLPVLSVLNGKTWVDEDIKEDVEFVYEKLNERVQDLSTFDEYAAEVRSGRLEWSPVHKSEKFWRENAQRLNEKNYELLKILTKLLEKSADPTILAVAAHDTGEYVRHYPRGKHVLENLGCKVMVMKMMTHNDPNVRKEALLAVQKLMVHNWEYLGKQLKAS; via the exons ATGGCCGGTTACGAGAGCTTCACAGATATTGCCACAGACAAGGGCGTGGAAGATCCAAATCTTTCCTCAG CCATTGTTATGCCATTTGGATTGTTATCAGTTGAGAGTGAAGAAGTTAGGAAACAGAAAGTCAACTGGCAGACTTATGTTCA GAGCCAAATGATAAACCCGGAGGATTATGAAATGATTGCTGATTATGACTGCATGGGAGttgaagaaagaggaaaaattctCGAGGAGAAGGGAGATCAG TTTGCCAAGAGCTGTTTGTCATTGCTTGCTCGACTGTCACGGGACAAGACAATCAGATATATACTTGTTCTAATTGATGATATGCTGACT GAGGAAAGAAGCAGAGCATCTATATTTCATGAATTTGGTGAAAG GGCAAATGTCAATGTGTGGGCTTCATTTCTGAAATTTCTCAACAGGGAGGATCAATTTATTGTTCATCAG acaGGTATTATTATAGCTAAGTTGGCTTCCTGGGGAAAAGTTTTGTTGCCAGATTCTGACCTAAATTACTTCCTGTCTTGGATGAAAAATGGCCTGGCATCAGCA gGAAATGGGTACCATCATAGTGTAGCTCAGTGTCTTCAGCTGATGTTGAGACATCATGTATACAGACAAGCGTTCTTCAAGGCAGATGGCATTCAAAG TGTTGTGTCTGCTCTTGTGGCCCCTAATATTGGTTTCCAGCTTCAGTACCAGCTCATTTTTGTTCTCTGGCTGTTGTCGTTTGATCCAAGGATTGTGGAGCGTATGATTGG aaatAGTGCTGTTATTCGTGTGCTGGCCGACATTTTGAGAGAATCAGGCAAAGAGAAAGTGACACGGATTATTATTGCTGCGCTAAGG aatttgttgGAGAAACCAGAGGAGAAGAAGAACGAAGCAGCATTGTCCATGATTCAATGCAAGCTTCTTCCT GTTCTTTCAGTGTTGAATGGCAAAACTTGGGTCGATGAAGACATAAAG GAAGATGTGGAGTTTGTGTATGAAAAACTAAATGAACGTGTACAAGATTTGAG TACCTTTGATGAATACGCTGCTGAAGTTAGATCAGGGAGACTGGAGTGGAGTCCAGTACACAAATCTGAGAAGTTCTGG agagAAAACGCTCAACGTCTAAACGAAAAGAACTACGAACTGTTGAA aatccTGACTAAGTTATTGGAGAAGTCCGCTGATCCAACTATTTTAGCAGTGGCGGCTCACGATACTGGAGAGTACGTCCGGCATTACCCACGTGGAAAACA CGTACTGGAGAATCTTGGGTGTAAAGTGAtggtgatgaagatgatgacCCATAATGACCCTAATGTTCGCAAGGAAGCTCTACTTGCTGTACAGAAACTCATGGTTCACAACTG GGAGTATCTCGGAAAGCAGTTGAAGGCTTcctaa
- the LOC131777488 gene encoding alpha-1B adrenergic receptor, with protein sequence MLNGKTTAAEKDGTVKVVIQMIVFTFIIIATFVGNGLICISVVKFRHLRTNTNFILLSLALTDLTMVTIMILNATTTAIGKWIFGEFCCRAIASVGLTLSFISILHMCLLSVDRYIAIQKPLRYQFIVTRRRVITILLLIWVSVSVTLNIPLADFEFRADTYGCTSDSNRDSSEDSVYIFFLVGLFIIFPFGIIFFSNVVVFKTAFTQARQLSRVERSLRESSANMCEESEPQHSTRTVETHSLKREIKSAGTFALVVGIFLLCYTPFYTAGTYRKIAGPLKVPRNVLVTTMWVGFANSFCNPIVYGLRYSPFRKAFKKLCPLKSKGNRKRNYCYNSSSDRCDRFGTVLSTSSAL encoded by the coding sequence ATGTTAAACGGGAAAACAACTGCTGCTGAAAAGGACGGAACTGTAAAAGTTGTTATTCAGATGATCGTGTTTACCTTCATTATAATTGCTACATTTGTAGGCAACGGTTTAATCTGTATTTCGGTGGTGAAATTCCGCCATCTGAGAACAAACACGAATTTCATCTTGCTTAGCTTGGCGCTGACTGATTTGACAATGGTAACAATAATGATTCTTAACGCTACAACCACCGCTATCGGAAAGTGGATTTTTGGCGAGTTTTGCTGTCGTGCGATCGCCTCTGTTGGTCTCACGTTGTCGTTTATTTCAATTCTTCATATGTGTTTGCTGAGCGTTGATCGCTATATCGCCATCCAGAAACCACTTCGTTATCAATTTATAGTTACAAGAAGAAGAGTGATAACAATTTTGTTGCTAATTTGGGTGTCAGTGAGTGTCACTCTGAACATACCACTAGCTGACTTCGAGTTCCGCGCAGACACTTATGGGTGCACAAGTGACTCCAACCGTGACTCCAGTGAAGATTCCGTGTATATTTTCTTCCTTGTGGGACTATTTATCATTTTTCCATTTGGAATAATTTTCTTCTCCAACGTTGTTGTCTTTAAAACCGCCTTCACACAAGCAAGGCAGCTGAGCAGAGTTGAACGAAGCCTGCGCGAATCATCCGCAAACATGTGTGAAGAAAGCGAGCCACAACACTCAACGAGAACTGTCGAAACACACTCTTTGAAGCGGGAAATAAAATCAGCCGGGACTTTCGCCTTGGTTGTTGGAATATTTCTGCTCTGTTATACGCCATTTTACACGGCTGGAACATACAGAAAAATTGCTGGACCTCTGAAGGTTCCTCGTAATGTGCTAGTAACGACAATGTGGGTTGGGTTTGCCAATTCGTTTTGCAACCCAATTGTCTATGGATTGAGGTATTCACCATTTCGGAAGGCCTTCAAAAAATTATGCCCCTTAAAATCAAAAGGGAATAGGAAAAGAAATTACTGTTATAATTCTTCAAGTGATCGGTGCGATCGATTTGGAACGGTTTTGTCAACTAGTTCTGCtctgtaa